A single region of the Methylocystis echinoides genome encodes:
- a CDS encoding DEAD/DEAH box helicase produces MTFDELGLSDKVRAAVQATGYTSPTPIQAQAIPPALQGRDILGIAQTGTGKTAAFVLPMLSRLEQGRARARVPRTLILEPTRELAAQVEESFAKYGVNHKLNVALLIGGVSFGDQEAKIMRGADVLIATPGRLLDFFDRGKLLLTGIEILVIDEADRMLDMGFIPDIERVCKLVPFTRQTLFFSATMPPEITRLTEAFLHNPVRIEVARAATTASTIRQALVASHGHADKREMLRQLIRNAENLKNAIVFCNRKRDVAILHRSLLKHGFAAGALHGDMDQLARMASLEAFKTGDVSLLVCSDVAARGLDIPDVSHVFNFDVPTHSEDYVHRIGRTGRAGRSGVALTLVTEDDAKYVDQIQNLIGNAIEWEGPGFNELPPPLETTRPHESRRGGRGERGGRRERGGERGGERSERSSRRAPVERAERSDRPERGDRAEGPVAMGRPAHAPHRPDSEPVRAARPQPDDRRRPRRHHEDDGPPVIGLGDHVPSFLLRPVTLRPAKVAEE; encoded by the coding sequence ATGACATTCGACGAATTGGGCCTTTCGGACAAGGTGCGCGCGGCCGTTCAGGCGACGGGCTACACGTCTCCGACGCCCATCCAGGCGCAGGCCATTCCGCCGGCGCTCCAGGGCCGGGACATTCTCGGCATCGCCCAGACGGGCACGGGCAAGACGGCGGCCTTCGTGCTGCCGATGCTGAGCCGCCTCGAACAGGGCCGCGCCCGGGCGCGCGTGCCGCGCACGCTCATCCTCGAACCCACCCGCGAGCTCGCGGCGCAGGTCGAGGAAAGCTTCGCCAAATATGGCGTCAATCACAAGCTGAACGTCGCCCTGCTGATCGGCGGCGTCTCCTTCGGCGATCAGGAAGCCAAGATCATGCGCGGCGCCGATGTGCTCATCGCGACGCCGGGCCGGCTGCTCGACTTCTTCGACCGCGGCAAGCTGCTGCTCACCGGCATCGAGATTCTCGTCATCGACGAAGCCGACCGCATGCTCGACATGGGATTCATCCCGGACATCGAGCGGGTCTGCAAGCTGGTGCCCTTCACGCGCCAGACGCTTTTTTTCTCGGCCACCATGCCGCCGGAAATCACCCGCCTCACCGAGGCGTTCCTGCACAATCCGGTTCGGATCGAAGTGGCGCGCGCCGCCACCACGGCTTCGACCATCCGTCAGGCGCTGGTCGCGTCGCATGGTCACGCCGACAAGCGCGAGATGCTGCGCCAGCTCATCCGCAACGCCGAGAATTTGAAGAACGCCATCGTCTTCTGCAACCGCAAGCGGGACGTCGCGATTCTCCACCGGTCGCTGCTGAAGCATGGTTTCGCCGCAGGGGCGCTTCATGGCGACATGGACCAGCTCGCCCGCATGGCGTCGCTCGAGGCCTTCAAGACCGGCGACGTGTCGCTGCTCGTCTGCTCGGACGTGGCGGCGCGCGGTCTGGATATTCCGGACGTGAGTCACGTCTTCAACTTCGACGTGCCGACGCACAGCGAGGACTATGTCCACCGCATCGGCCGCACCGGCCGCGCCGGGCGTTCCGGCGTCGCGCTGACGCTCGTCACCGAGGATGACGCCAAATATGTCGACCAGATCCAGAATCTGATCGGCAACGCCATCGAGTGGGAAGGCCCCGGATTCAACGAACTGCCGCCGCCCCTGGAGACCACCCGCCCGCACGAGAGCCGCCGCGGCGGTCGTGGAGAGCGTGGCGGACGCCGCGAACGTGGGGGCGAGCGTGGCGGGGAGCGCAGCGAGCGCAGCAGCCGCAGGGCTCCGGTCGAGCGCGCGGAGCGCAGCGATCGGCCCGAGCGTGGCGATCGGGCCGAGGGACCTGTCGCGATGGGCCGTCCGGCGCATGCGCCGCATCGTCCCGACTCCGAGCCGGTCCGCGCCGCCCGTCCGCAGCCGGACGACCGCCGCCGGCCGCGTCGCCATCACGAGGACGACGGACCGCCGGTCATCGGTCTCGGCGATCACGTGCCGTCCTTCCTGCTGCGTCC